In Cryptomeria japonica chromosome 10, Sugi_1.0, whole genome shotgun sequence, a genomic segment contains:
- the LOC131047988 gene encoding probable serine/threonine-protein kinase PBL7 — MNCFTCYGSVKEDKIVRRPETSSIKKTSDDHHQSPRVSVNHNGRDSSDRFKPKPFQERKQDEPLKIADQPIAAQTFLFRELAAATKNFKADCLLGEGGFGRVYKGKLESTGQIVAVKQLDRNGLQGNREFLVEVLMLSLLHHPNLVSLIGYCADGDQRLLVYEYMPLGSLEDHLHDLPPDKEALDWSTRMKIATGAARGLEYLHDKANPPVIYRDFKSSNILLDDDFHPKLSDFGLAKLGPIGDKTHVSTRVMGTYGYCAPEYAMTGQLTVKSDVYSFGVVLLELITGRRAIDNTRPAGEHNLVAWARPLFKDRRKFPQMADPRLHGRYPMRGLYQALAVAAMCLHEEATTRPLIGDVVTALGYLASQTYDPNVHPVQNARSTPSTAPSTPPHEKRANGRKHTDGSDSEKDRGSRHRSNRHRLAHEEGSPDHRPARLRALNNMGESGGSQEGSGKDSGDSDRSDGIRDSPKTTGRAARDVHRILAVTKDRERAVAEAKSWGANWREKNKANANGNMDGFH, encoded by the exons ATGAACTGTTTTACATGCTATGGATCTGTGAAAGAAGATAAGATTGTGAGGCGGCCTGAAACCAGTAGTATTAAGAAGACCAGTGATGATCATCATCAATCGCCTCGTGTCTCTGTCAATCATAATGGAAGGGATTCTTCAG ATAGATTCAAGCCAAAGCCCTTTCAGGAGAGAAAACAAGACGAGCCTCTAAAGATTGCAGATCAACCTATTGCAGCTCAGACATTCCTTTTTCGAGAATTGGCTGCAGCGACAAAGAATTTCAAAGCAGATTGCCTTCTGGGTGAAGGAGGCTTTGGAAGAGTATACAAAGGGAAGCTTGAGAGTACTGGGCAG ATTGTGGCCGTCAAGCAACTAGACAGGAATGGATTACAAGGAAACAGGGAGTTTCTTGTTGAGGTTTTGATGCTGAGTCTTCTTCATCATCCAAATCTTGTTAGCCTTATTGGATATTGTGCTGATGGAGATCAGAGACTTTTGGTGTATGAGTATATGCCATTAGGATCACTGGAAGACCATCTTCATG ATCTCCCGCCTGATAAGGAGGCATTAGATTGGAGCACAAGAATGAAAATAGCCACAGGTGCGGCAAGAGGGCTGGAATATCTACATGATAAAGCCAACCCTCCTGTCATATATCGTGATTTTAAATCCTCTAATATTTTGCTGGATGACGATTTTCATCCCAAATTATCTGATTTTGGACTGGCTAAACTTGGTCCTATTGGAGATAAGACACATGTCTCCACAAGAGTAATGGGAACTTATGGATACTGTGCACCAGAGTATGCCATGACAGGTCAACTGACTGTAAAATCAGATGTGTACAGTTTTGGGGTCGTTTTGTTGGAGTTAATTACAGGAAGAAGAGCTATTGACAATACTAGGCCAGCAGGGGAGCACAATCTTGTTGCTTGG GCAAGACCCTTGTTCAAGGACCGCAGAAAATTCCCACAGATGGCTGATCCAAGGCTTCATGGACGGTATCCTATGAGGGGATTGTATCAAGCTCTTGCTGTTGCAGCAATGTGTCTTCATGAGGAGGCAACCACACGTCCCCTGATTGGAGATGTAGTTACTGCTCTTGGTTACCTTGCATCTCAGACATATGATCCTAATGTTCATCCTGTTCAAAATGCTCGCAGTACTCCATCCACTGCACCTTCCACTCCTCCTCATGAGAAAAGAGCCAATGGGAGAAAGCATACCGATGGGTCTGATTCAGAGAAGGACAGAGGGAGTAGACATAGAAGTAACAGGCACAGGTTGGCTCATGAGGAAGGTTCCCCTGATCATCGCCCTGCTCGTCTTAGAGCATTGAATAACATGGGTGAATCTGGAGGTTCTCAAGAGGGGAGTGGTAAGGATTCAGGAGATTCTGATAGGTCTGATGGGATTAGGGATAGTCCTAAAACTACTGGGAGAGCTGCTAGAGATGTGCATAGAATTTTAGCTGTCACTAAAGATCGCGAACGAGCGGTTGCTGAAGCCAAATCATGGGGTGCAAACTGGAGGGAGAAAAACAAGGCTAATGCCAATGGTAACATGGATGGTTTTCATTGA